tgcctagtgcccaaagtgcgctgttgtgactccagcccctgaacctggccccatgcccgaaagtgactccgagagtgacggggaagggccggtaaggcttacctcgggagcatcgattcctttggctcagctccaggagccagaactagaccggtcggaggacgtaatgaggccgtcatcctctgattcctcccttccccaggctacgccttcagacccagctgataataataatcaagcttggtttgacccgtgcttcagaagattagagaggcggcaccatcaaaaggaagggtggggcaggagccccaccccacaggatatataaggagctttcggactgctctcactccagggaagcaaaagtttagctgaaccgtttcaaaaagagctgaaagtcttgctccgtgagtcatttgtttgaactttggcaggcagctgcgatttctctgccaggactgataagagccatgaatccactggctgaaggccagctcgtgggtctgaagtggggaaggagacagaacacgcaCGCAAATCCATGTGTGTGTGCCCgtaccctcaaaatgcaatgcaaccACCCCCGTGGGTACGCCTTTGTGCCCCCACCCATGCGCCCTGGCCCCGTTTTGCTTTCCAGGTTGGtgtaggaggctttccaggcccaatacgggttgcggggggggggagggggggcttgcaCGGtgcccctgcaccctgttttggttTCCAGGTTGCTTCAGGAGGCCTTCAAGGTGTGTGcatgcaaacccccaaaatgcaatgcgagcgcccctgcgcatgcgccctgccctcTGAGCATGCActgcagaaacctgaagaccagctgtctgGTGGGAAGCACGCGCACCTGTGTGGTGTAGCTGGGTTGAGGCAACGGTtggcgtgccaggcgacatggctccatgtgcccgaagcggttcgccatcacggccctatgccattccgaataaatggttgtccaaccttttcttgaagaacctccagtgatgaagcactcacgacTTCCGCAGTGAAACCGTTCCATtgtcaggattttttccccccatagttctatggttgcttctctccttgaataattTCCATCCGtgacttcttttcctgccttccggtgctttggaaaataggttcacCACccgctcttctctgtgacagcccctcaaatattggaaggctgctatcatgtccggtctaatccttctttttgttaGGATGGACATACCTGactagactgcactggctacctgttgttttccgggtgcgcttcaaggtattggttaccacctttaaagcgctccatggcttaggaccgggctacttacgggaccgtctactgccggcctctatctcccagcgtccggtgcgttcccacagagagggactccttagggtgccgtcagccaagcaatgccggctggcggctcccagggggagggccttctctgtgggggctcctaccctgtggaacgagcttcccctcgggcttcgacaactacctgaccttcggacctttcgctgcgaacttaaaacctatttatttcgtatggctggactggcctgattttaaattttaaatttaaattttaattgaactttgatgggttttaaatttctgtaattttatggagtgtaatgttattttaaattttttggcaaatttgaatcagttttttaagggttgttttaattatggtgtatgtttctgtttgtattttatttgcctgttcaccgccctgagtccttcgggagaagggcggtatacaaattaaaacattattattattattattattattattattattattattattattattattattattattattattattattattattattagaaagtcagcaccctctcctaggaaaatgagatattttaagaaatattaaaagggcagaatatttcccctaaaagggaggcagaaactcagccacccacccacccatctttgttaatgggccattaagggccagtcttcttcttcttcttcttcttcttcttcttcttcttcttcttcttcttcttcttcttcttcttcttcttcttcttcttcttcttcttattattattattattattattattattattattattattattattattattattattattattattattattattattattattatccaacaGTCTATCCAGTCTGGGATGTAGCAAGCAGAAGAAAAAGCGAGCAGTCAAAGTCATCTGCTACAATCTCCTACCAGCCAATGgctccttcagcttcaaccaaaacatcgccaagataccctTGCGgtctaccttgagtttgtatctattgtgtgctcgtgtattgttgtggttgaagttgaaggagtcattgacaggtaagacattgtagcagatgactttttatttttttatttttttattttttatttacatttatatcccgcccttctccgaagactcagggcggcttacactatgtcaagcaatagtcttcatcctatttgtatatttatatacaaagtcaacttattgctcccccaacaatctggctcctcattttacctaccttataaaggatggaaggctgagtcaaccttgggcctggtgggactagaacctgcagtaattgcaggctgctgctgttaataacagactgcattagcagcctgagccacagaggccccttcatgactttatgagctatgcttaggtcagaccgaaggcggcgtagttgtaagttttctaagcccagaatttcaagtctggtggcataaggtattttgttgctcaTAACCaactcacttaacacctgtcttgcctagcaacagaaaATCTGGGCTGAATGATAGTTGAGGGTTACCGGTAACTGGTTTCCTCTATTGAGGACTCATGAAAGTTACGAagaaaaatatccaagttgctCGTCAACCGATGACGTCTATGACTTCTGGAGTCTCGGTCCTCGCCTTCTCTTTCCCCCACTTTGGAGGCAAAAGGCACAACCgcaaattgtccatatttgactgaCCTCACGCCTTCGACCTTGGCATATTAGATGAGACCTCTGGCATGGACAGCAATGACTTATGCTTTTTAAGAGATACGGACCACGCGGCTGGTGCCCTGCCTACGCAGATATCTCAGCAGTATAAATGCTGGTGGCTATCAAGAAGAAATCCAGATGAGATTTTTCTGGGCGATTCTACAAACAAGGCAACCAGCGGTAGTTGCCAAGATGTCTTACACCATGTTGACCTTCTGCTTATTTTCACTGCTGGCTTTTTCTTCCGCTTGCTACATCCAGAACTGTCCCATTGGAGGGAAGCGGTCCATTCTGGACATGGAAGTCAGAAAGGTAGGTAGCTGGGAAATTCGACGCAGAATTATGGGCACAGAGGTAGCCACGCTTCCGAATTGATGGATCGATCTCTGTCTTGGCTACCTCTGATATCTAAGAATAGCCttgatagcagtggtgaaatctgaaccggtttattgcCGGTTTtccggctgtgcatgcatgcgcagtgcgtaccacgcaccaaatgcaagatgcgcacacatgcagtgcacaccaaaaggaggcatggggtaggtAGAACAGCGtgcaggggtgtgtgtgatcagctgggctgcgcaatctttttttttttacttttaaaagcatttttttacaaccggccgaataggttgtaaaaaaatgcttttaaaagtaaaaaaaaaaggctctgatgatcaggcagttcagctgggatcatcagagccttttttttaaccttttaaaagcattttttttttacaacctattcggtcgacaagtcttaaaagagccaagcttgCAAACCCCTGTCCTAGAATATTGTTACTCAGCTCAAATGTGTGAACATCTACTCCCCTGCAGATTGcagactggctggctggggaattctgggagttgaagtccacacatttgaaGTTGctatgaagttgagaaacactgctttggaACGACTTCAAGAAACCGGCACATCTGACCCTTTTCAGATATGATCTcttgtttttaaaagaacaacatgttttaaatttgtgctgctttaatgcctccgttttCTATTTAGACCAGCGTTCCTCAACCTTTCGGGCTTTACTGActggcaggggagggggagaggggatggatcCGTGTGAGCAGCCAGCAAGTGCGCGCATGCACGCAGTTCCATTTGCACGAGTGGAGTGCCCGCACGCCCGCCGTTCACACAAATGGGAGCACATGCGTACGTGCTCGCCTGCTGCTTGCGCAAGTGGGGATGTGTGTGCGCACGCTTGCCACTGTTTAACACAGCCCGGTTGCAAACAGCTCATTGACCATTAGTGGCCccgaggttggggacccctgatttaggctaaacccagtggttctcaacccgtGGTCCGTGGATCCGTGGCAGGCCGTGATGTCATCACAGAAGGTCCGTAAaggtttgaagaaatgttatgatttaaatattaAACCGTGGCCATGACTACGACATGTGTCCACAAGGTATTTAGGGAGGGTCTATGgtgaaaaaaatgttgagaaccactgtgtcgAGTTTGAACCACGTTTTGTTGTTGCAACCATTATTACTTTTCAGCTTGCCAACaaaccggggggggagggggaaggctgAGATGGAATGCCGGCTCCAGACATCAAGAAGCTGAGCCGTGAGAGCCAAGGACACTTCAGCAGGTGTTTGCCTGAAAAGTCAAAGTTTTTCTCATATCAATACAAAGAGAcacaattggacaatgtgacctgctctaaaaggggggagggaggatcctatattttaattattgtgcGAGTTTGCGCGGGAATTAgctagatctggttttgccctcgtcggtgctgaaatgatgtactcaataaagttttgcatttagAGATTGGATCTTCTCAACTGTGCTTGCTTTGATTGAGTTCGTCTCAACCATGCTTGCTTCCAACGGTCAGCTGGAACGTTGACACACTGGGCTATATTATTTAAGTTCTATTTTGATCCTGCTGTGATAGTTTTCTGTAAGCTGCTGCCCGCAAGATGACAACGATGACATACACTAAATATTTATGTACTACATTATATTTACTAAACATTCGGGTGTTCGTGTTTCTCACTAGTGCATTTCCTGCGGACCTAGGAACAGAGGCCACTGCTTCGGGCCCAACATCTGTTGCGGGGAAGAGATCGGTTGCTTCTTCGGCACAGCAGAAACCTTGCGATGCCAAGAAGAAAATTTCCTCCCAACCCCTTGCGAATCTGGAAGGAAGCCGTGCGGGAACAACGGAGGGACATGTGCTGCCTCCAGCATTTGCTGCAATCACGGTGAGCGCATGCTAACCCTCTTCCGGAACAAAACCAAATaaaaggtggtccttgacttaagtCCGTCGCTGAGTCCGGAATTTTGATTGTACGTCATGACGGTCTTTAAGTGGACCGTTAAGTAAACAGGGCGTCTGATTTCATAACCTGTTTTGCAGCAGTCTTTAAGTGAAAGCGGCAGGCGTAAAGGGATCCCCACTGCTATCGGTAGTTTTCACAGGAAACCAGAAGCAAATGTCGGTTTCTGGCAAACCGTCAATCACGGTTATGTGACTGCGGGACACTGCGAATGGCTATAAATGGAGGCCAGCGGCCAAGCAGTGATtcctttaacaattgtggcaagaacggtcataaaatggggcaaacctcatttaacaactgtctcacttagcaagtttGGACAATTGtgtccataagtcgaggactgctgttagttgtgaagttgtgtctgacccattgcgaccccatggaccatgttcagtggtgggattcaaataatttaacaaccagttctcttccctaatgatttcttccaacaaccagttcaccaaactgctcagaaagttaacaaccggttctcccgaagtggtgagaactggctgaatcccaccactggccatgttcctccaggccttcctgtcctgtaccatcctctggagtccattgaagctcccgccgactgcttcagtgactccatccagccacctccttctctgccgtcccgttcttattttgccctccatcgttcccagcatttggcGCTTCTCCAGTGagaaagtcgaggactatctgtagccaAAAATTGCCCTAcaggctattttttttcttttcaagttttcatttccatttcagCTCCCACGTCAATGGGAGTGTGTCAATGGCACAcgtcgcccattcctcttccgggtttctggcgcgcatgtgcaaGCGACGAACAGCTGGCATTCATGTGTGCAATGCGCAGGAGCATGtgtactgg
This DNA window, taken from Ahaetulla prasina isolate Xishuangbanna chromosome 8, ASM2864084v1, whole genome shotgun sequence, encodes the following:
- the LOC131203375 gene encoding neurophysin 1-like, producing the protein MSYTMLTFCLFSLLAFSSACYIQNCPIGGKRSILDMEVRKCISCGPRNRGHCFGPNICCGEEIGCFFGTAETLRCQEENFLPTPCESGRKPCGNNGGTCAASSICCNHEGCMVDSICDQE